The segment GACCCGCCGGGTCTCGCTTACATCGCTCCTTACGCCGCGACCAGCATCGCGGAGTCTTTCATGGAAGCGGGCCGAGATGTGCTGATCGTCTACGACGACCTCACCCATCACGCGCGCGCCTACCGCGAACTCTCTCTCTTGCTGCGCCGTCCGCCCGGTCGCGAAGCGTTTCCCGGCGACATCTTTTATATCCACTCGCGGTTGCTCGAACGTGCGACGCACTTGCGCAAGGAACTCGGCGGCGGCTCCCTTACCGCGCTGCCCATCATCGAAACCGAAGCGCAGGACATTTCCGCCTATATTCCGACCAACTTGATTTCCATCACGGATGGGCAGATCTACCTCTCGCCGTCGCTATTCGAATTGGGCGTGCTGCCCGCGGCCGATGTCGGAAAGTCCGTTTCGCGCGTTGGTGGCAAAGCGCAGCGCGCGGCCTACCGCGTAGTGGCGGGCGACCTCAAGCTCGCCTACGCGCAGTTCGAGGAACTCGAAACCTTTTCCCGGTTCGGAGCCCGCCTGGATGAAGACACCCGCAAGATCATCGAGCACGGACGGCGAATTCGTGCCTGCCTCAAACAGCCGGAATTCGCCCCGGTGTCCGTGCCCGCGCAAATCGCCGTGCTGCTGGCGTTGACCGCAGAACTCTTCGACCGCGTGCCGCTTGACCAGATGACGGACGCCGAGCACGCCCTACGCGAGGCGGCGGCGGATATCCCGGCGGAGGTGCGCGAGCGATTGGATACCGCCGAAAAATTGAGCGACGAGGACCGTGAAACGATTATCCAAATCGCCCGCCAAGCGCTCGCCCATTTCCAACCCAAGCCTGAATCCAAAGCCGAACCCAAGCCTGAGGCCAAGGCCGAGCCTAAGCGTGAACCCGAGGAGAAGTCATGAGCGACACCACGGCGAGTCTGCGCCGAAAGATCGGCGGAGCCGGGGATCTCCAATCCGTCGTCCGCACGATGAAGGCCGTGGCCGCCTCGAGCATCGGACAATACGAGAAATCGGTGCGTGCGTTGGCCGACTACTATCGCACTGTGGAGCTGGGGTTGGGCGCATGCTTCCGGGAAAGCGGGCCGGCGCCCTTGATTGCAGAACGGAAAAGACAGACA is part of the Candidatus Binatia bacterium genome and harbors:
- a CDS encoding alternate F1F0 ATPase, F1 subunit alpha, which gives rise to MEPESLQNVFDSAFAGISQVREAFTPQLRPREVGTITSIATGIAKVSGLPGVGFEEVLRFPGDLYGIAFNVDEDEIGIVLLGDYWQLHAGDEVERRGHVMDVPVGDGLVGRVINPLGRPLDGNGPVVSSARLPIERTAPHIMDRAPVTVPLQTGLKVIDALIPVGRGQRELILGDRQTGKTAIAIDTILNQRGQNVLCVYCAIGQRASAVAKAVATLREKGAMDYTIVVVTEGNDPPGLAYIAPYAATSIAESFMEAGRDVLIVYDDLTHHARAYRELSLLLRRPPGREAFPGDIFYIHSRLLERATHLRKELGGGSLTALPIIETEAQDISAYIPTNLISITDGQIYLSPSLFELGVLPAADVGKSVSRVGGKAQRAAYRVVAGDLKLAYAQFEELETFSRFGARLDEDTRKIIEHGRRIRACLKQPEFAPVSVPAQIAVLLALTAELFDRVPLDQMTDAEHALREAAADIPAEVRERLDTAEKLSDEDRETIIQIARQALAHFQPKPESKAEPKPEAKAEPKREPEEKS